The Natranaerovirga pectinivora genome includes a window with the following:
- a CDS encoding YbjQ family protein, giving the protein MLLVNTDYISGKELETLGLVKGSTIQSKHIGKDFMSGLKTIVGGELVAYQKMMEEARDLATSRMIKDAESFGADAVVNLRYATSAIVQGAAEVIVYGTAVKFK; this is encoded by the coding sequence ATGCTTTTAGTAAACACGGATTATATATCAGGAAAAGAGTTAGAGACTCTTGGATTAGTAAAAGGTTCTACTATTCAATCAAAACATATTGGTAAAGATTTTATGAGTGGTTTAAAAACCATTGTTGGTGGGGAATTAGTGGCCTATCAAAAAATGATGGAAGAAGCAAGGGATTTAGCAACTAGTCGAATGATTAAAGATGCTGAAAGTTTTGGAGCAGATGCAGTTGTAAACCTACGATATGCTACTTCAGCTATTGTTCAAGGTGCAGCAGAAGTAATCGTTTATGGTACTGCTGTAAAATTTAAGTAA
- a CDS encoding S8 family peptidase, which translates to MQNQKLENQLNLALSVTERVRQRTLDLDIGFFDDIEVWELIVKYNGNILALEEELGIEVEILTNEYAILYVPEFLINRLTAYPQIEFIEKPKLLFYNMDLSKRAACIARVQEPPYNLTGEGVIVAIIDSGIDYAHQDFRNEDGSTRIIELWDQSIPGDPPEGFVQGTVYTREQINEALAERTRTDQLAIVPSVDISGHGTHVAGIAAGNGRASAGRYTGVAPRSDLLIVKIGEPATESYPRTTELMRAITYVINKAQELNQPVAINLSFGNNYGPRDGSSLLETFIDTMAGVGRNVIVIGSGNEGAAGHHTGGVLTAGTPVTVEIAVASTERTLNIQIWKSYYDTIDIYIINPAGIEVGPLTRRLGTQRFIMGRTEVFVYYGEPTPYNMAQEIYIELVPLNAYIDGGIWRIRLSPINIIVGNYNLWLPSSEVIQTTTRFLSPTVLTTLTTPGSAHRAITVGAYNSVTNSVADFSGRGFTRYYDFVKPELVAPGVNITAAAPGGGYDTKSGTSMATPFVTGASALLMEWGIVRGNDPFLYGEKIKAYLIDGTSKPIARFAYPNTELGFGALCLQSSLDRALFITEIGSMDDSENYMDINLLLPVFINFSNELIGNIWERLVEKIKELESKETVIVGFYGEKDEKDFKELPCKIYNLRKRKENDAVNILVAEIRKWLIELIQEIDTSKDTAYYLDIDKLVIHPLDLISLFSYLNKKLKDKNSYLLLKKEAIFDNYKLIFGPKDKNKKFEFEVKKSQDIFNLCIYGAALDNYIIELISPEKEKISLKELNKWKEDKNYLDITGTTIMAKQYQSSKMDPFLIKLDFMKLREGKWEINIIGNVIIDGRLTIIPNGKKEEVTFKGVTLTIGENLEENIKIL; encoded by the coding sequence GTGCAGAATCAAAAATTGGAGAATCAATTAAATTTAGCACTAAGTGTTACAGAAAGAGTTAGACAAAGAACTCTTGACTTAGACATAGGTTTTTTTGATGACATAGAGGTATGGGAGTTAATTGTAAAATACAATGGTAATATTTTGGCATTAGAAGAAGAGTTAGGTATTGAAGTGGAAATCTTGACGAATGAGTATGCAATTCTATATGTACCAGAGTTCTTAATCAATAGATTAACGGCTTATCCACAAATAGAATTTATTGAAAAACCTAAGTTGTTATTCTATAATATGGACCTTAGTAAGAGGGCGGCTTGTATAGCAAGAGTACAAGAGCCACCCTATAATTTAACTGGAGAAGGCGTAATTGTTGCTATTATTGATTCAGGAATTGATTATGCTCATCAGGACTTTAGAAATGAAGATGGCTCAACGAGAATTATTGAATTATGGGATCAATCCATTCCTGGGGATCCTCCTGAAGGCTTTGTCCAAGGGACTGTATATACAAGAGAACAAATCAATGAGGCATTAGCAGAAAGAACAAGAACGGATCAATTAGCAATTGTTCCAAGTGTGGATATTTCAGGGCATGGCACCCATGTTGCAGGGATAGCAGCAGGGAATGGGAGGGCTAGTGCTGGGAGATATACAGGGGTTGCCCCTAGAAGTGATTTGTTAATTGTAAAAATTGGAGAACCAGCAACGGAGTCTTATCCAAGAACAACAGAATTAATGAGAGCCATTACATATGTAATCAATAAGGCACAGGAATTAAATCAGCCAGTAGCCATTAATTTAAGTTTTGGGAATAATTATGGTCCTAGAGACGGCAGTTCACTACTAGAAACATTTATTGATACCATGGCAGGGGTAGGTAGAAATGTAATTGTTATTGGTTCAGGAAATGAAGGCGCAGCAGGACATCATACAGGAGGAGTGCTAACGGCAGGCACCCCAGTGACAGTAGAAATTGCAGTGGCAAGTACTGAAAGAACCCTTAACATACAAATATGGAAATCTTATTATGATACCATAGATATATACATCATTAACCCAGCAGGAATAGAAGTAGGACCATTAACTAGAAGACTGGGAACTCAAAGGTTTATTATGGGTAGGACAGAGGTATTTGTATATTACGGAGAACCAACACCTTATAATATGGCTCAAGAAATTTATATTGAATTGGTTCCATTAAATGCGTACATAGATGGTGGTATCTGGAGAATAAGGTTAAGTCCTATTAATATCATAGTAGGGAATTACAATTTGTGGTTACCAAGTAGTGAGGTCATACAAACAACCACTAGATTCTTATCACCAACAGTATTAACGACTTTAACAACACCAGGGTCAGCACATAGAGCTATAACTGTAGGTGCTTATAATTCAGTAACAAATAGTGTAGCTGACTTTTCAGGAAGAGGATTTACAAGATATTATGACTTTGTAAAGCCAGAGCTGGTTGCACCAGGTGTAAATATTACAGCAGCAGCACCAGGTGGAGGTTATGATACAAAGAGCGGTACATCTATGGCAACACCTTTTGTAACAGGTGCATCTGCGTTACTGATGGAATGGGGCATTGTAAGAGGAAATGACCCTTTCTTGTACGGAGAAAAAATTAAAGCTTATTTAATTGATGGTACTTCTAAACCAATAGCAAGATTTGCATATCCTAATACAGAATTAGGGTTTGGCGCATTATGTTTGCAATCCAGTCTGGATAGGGCTTTGTTCATTACAGAGATAGGGTCTATGGATGATTCAGAAAATTATATGGATATAAATCTACTATTGCCAGTTTTTATAAATTTTTCCAATGAACTTATAGGAAACATATGGGAGCGGTTGGTTGAGAAAATAAAAGAATTAGAAAGTAAAGAAACCGTTATAGTAGGTTTTTACGGGGAAAAAGATGAAAAAGATTTCAAAGAACTTCCCTGTAAGATTTATAACCTAAGAAAAAGAAAAGAAAATGATGCAGTTAATATACTTGTGGCAGAAATAAGAAAATGGTTAATAGAGTTGATTCAAGAGATAGATACTAGTAAGGATACAGCATATTATTTAGATATAGATAAATTGGTAATACATCCTTTAGATTTAATTAGTTTATTTAGTTATCTTAATAAAAAATTAAAAGACAAGAACAGCTATCTACTTCTTAAGAAAGAAGCTATATTCGATAATTATAAATTGATATTTGGACCAAAGGATAAAAATAAAAAATTTGAGTTTGAAGTAAAGAAGTCACAAGACATATTCAATCTATGTATTTATGGTGCGGCTTTAGATAATTATATAATTGAATTAATATCCCCAGAAAAAGAAAAAATTTCACTAAAAGAACTAAATAAGTGGAAAGAAGATAAAAATTACTTAGATATCACTGGTACTACCATTATGGCAAAACAATATCAAAGTAGTAAAATGGACCCCTTTCTTATAAAATTAGATTTTATGAAACTAAGAGAAGGAAAATGGGAAATCAATATTATAGGTAATGTGATAATAGATGGGCGATTAACAATCATCCCTAATGGCAAAAAAGAAGAGGTGACATTTAAAGGAGTCACGTTAACAATTGGCGAAAACTTGGAAGAGAATATTAAAATACTTTAA
- a CDS encoding tetratricopeptide repeat protein translates to MVKKLYLLLISLILVGCTTNSNEAFRLNEIGIEEYNNKKYEEALEKFIEAAKKKSSPEYYQNQGMVLIQLEEYEIAIDVLKKALNHKNIPSEVYFLLGIGSMYIGDYNDALNYFDKVIDIDRKNIEAYLHKAVVQERLDNRDEAANTYNIILESHPEDKRIWNEKGLMFNKFGEYEEAIMSFNQAIIIDNDFGEAYNNRGVSYINLNLLDEAINDFEKAKTLLNASEVDLNIAIYYGKQQEVELALEYFNKVKNNNPTGKAYLLRGLFYMDNGDKNKGIMDLEKAFEKEEWRALLHLGIQFENALDYNKALEYYSLYNQLENAPWINNKIGVIQIKLKEYDEALKFFKRANELLPQNQEILFNIATTYQLLKLYDEAKKYLEEIIEINPHNEEVIKELNFLTQLMPLTS, encoded by the coding sequence ATGGTCAAGAAACTTTACCTGCTATTAATTTCATTGATCCTTGTTGGGTGTACAACAAACTCTAATGAAGCCTTTAGGCTTAATGAAATAGGTATAGAAGAATATAATAACAAAAAATACGAGGAAGCATTAGAGAAATTTATAGAAGCAGCAAAAAAGAAAAGTAGCCCTGAATACTACCAAAACCAAGGAATGGTATTAATTCAATTAGAAGAGTATGAGATAGCCATAGATGTGTTAAAAAAAGCATTGAATCATAAAAACATACCATCAGAGGTATACTTTTTATTAGGTATTGGGTCAATGTACATTGGGGATTATAACGATGCATTAAACTACTTTGATAAAGTCATTGATATAGACCGTAAAAATATTGAAGCGTATTTACATAAAGCAGTTGTACAAGAGCGATTAGATAATAGAGATGAAGCGGCAAATACATACAATATAATTCTCGAAAGTCACCCTGAAGATAAAAGGATATGGAATGAAAAAGGACTTATGTTTAATAAATTTGGAGAATATGAAGAAGCCATTATGAGTTTTAATCAAGCTATTATAATTGATAATGATTTTGGAGAAGCTTATAATAATCGAGGTGTAAGTTATATAAACCTTAATTTATTAGATGAAGCAATTAATGACTTTGAGAAAGCGAAGACATTATTAAATGCTTCTGAAGTAGATTTAAATATAGCAATATATTATGGAAAGCAACAAGAAGTAGAATTGGCGTTAGAATATTTTAATAAGGTAAAAAATAATAATCCTACTGGAAAAGCATACTTATTAAGAGGTTTATTCTATATGGATAACGGTGATAAGAATAAGGGTATTATGGATTTAGAAAAAGCATTTGAAAAGGAAGAATGGAGAGCATTATTACATTTAGGAATACAATTTGAAAATGCCTTGGATTATAATAAGGCATTGGAGTATTATTCTCTATATAATCAACTAGAAAATGCACCTTGGATTAATAATAAAATAGGCGTTATTCAGATTAAACTAAAAGAATACGATGAAGCATTAAAATTTTTTAAGAGAGCAAATGAGTTATTGCCTCAGAATCAAGAAATATTATTTAATATAGCAACAACCTATCAATTATTAAAATTATATGATGAAGCAAAAAAATATTTAGAAGAAATAATAGAAATTAATCCGCATAATGAAGAAGTTATAAAAGAACTCAATTTTTTAACTCAACTTATGCCTCTTACTTCGTAA
- the hflX gene encoding GTPase HflX — MDLENIKERVIIVAIDFDNQDTDDSLDELEELVRTAGAETVGRITQSRESAHPATYVGKGKMEEIKNLVIALGATGVICDDELSPAQLKNLQEKLDTKVMDRTMLILDIFAKRASTKEGIIQVELAQLRYRLTRLIGIGASLSRLGGGIGTRGPGEKKLEVDRRHIRNHIGQLSKELQEIKKHRDLIREQRKKKKTPVIAIVGYTNAGKSTLLNRLTMAGVLEEDKLFATLDPTTRQMELPSGKQVFLTDTVGFIRKLPHHLIKAFQSTLEEAKYADLLLHVVDSSSPQAEKHIHVVYQTLKDLEALDKPIITVYNKQDCLETPLTIRDVKAEKSVYISALKEEGIDELLNSIEEVLRNQAHLIEKIIPYNEGSILNNIRTYGQIEEEEYKNEGVYIKAYVPQEVYDRVNKLL; from the coding sequence ATGGATTTAGAAAACATAAAAGAAAGAGTCATTATAGTAGCAATTGATTTTGATAATCAGGACACAGATGATTCTCTTGATGAATTAGAAGAACTGGTTAGAACAGCAGGCGCTGAAACTGTAGGAAGGATAACACAAAGTAGAGAATCAGCTCATCCAGCAACATATGTGGGAAAAGGTAAAATGGAAGAAATTAAAAATCTAGTAATAGCGCTAGGGGCTACAGGAGTTATTTGTGATGATGAATTATCCCCTGCTCAATTAAAGAACCTTCAAGAAAAACTAGATACAAAAGTAATGGATAGGACTATGTTAATATTAGATATCTTTGCTAAAAGAGCAAGTACAAAAGAGGGTATTATTCAAGTTGAATTGGCTCAATTAAGATATAGATTAACAAGATTAATAGGTATTGGTGCATCTTTATCAAGATTAGGTGGTGGAATAGGAACAAGAGGTCCAGGTGAGAAAAAGTTAGAAGTGGATAGAAGACATATTAGAAACCATATTGGTCAGTTGTCTAAAGAACTTCAAGAGATAAAAAAACATAGAGATTTAATAAGAGAACAGAGAAAGAAAAAAAAGACTCCTGTTATAGCCATAGTAGGTTATACAAATGCAGGGAAGTCAACTTTATTAAATCGTTTAACTATGGCTGGTGTATTAGAAGAGGATAAACTATTTGCAACTTTGGATCCTACTACTAGACAAATGGAGCTGCCTAGTGGCAAACAAGTTTTTCTAACAGATACTGTTGGGTTTATTCGAAAATTACCTCACCATTTAATAAAGGCTTTTCAAAGTACTTTAGAAGAAGCAAAATATGCAGATTTATTACTCCATGTTGTAGACAGTTCTAGTCCTCAAGCGGAAAAGCATATCCATGTTGTGTACCAAACCTTGAAAGATTTGGAAGCACTGGACAAACCAATTATTACAGTTTATAATAAACAAGATTGTTTAGAAACGCCTTTAACAATCAGAGATGTAAAAGCTGAAAAATCAGTGTATATATCAGCATTAAAAGAAGAAGGCATTGATGAATTATTAAATTCAATTGAAGAGGTATTAAGAAACCAAGCTCACTTAATTGAAAAAATAATACCATATAATGAAGGAAGCATTTTAAATAATATTCGAACTTATGGTCAAATTGAAGAAGAAGAATATAAAAATGAAGGTGTTTATATAAAAGCCTATGTCCCTCAGGAAGTGTATGATAGGGTTAACAAGCTTTTGTAG